One window of uncultured Erythrobacter sp. genomic DNA carries:
- the recF gene encoding DNA replication/repair protein RecF, giving the protein MALAKITLQNFRNHEGSELADTAHFNLLVGENGAGKTNVLEALSLLSPGRGLRRAALNDLARRASPDDEAGAFAIGATLIEQGQVSARLGTYTQVERPTRRLVRINGAEASASALSEWQAVSWLTPAMDGLFTDSAGERRRFVDRMALAIEPTHAKSVGQLETALRERNRLLEERGDARWLDAIEAQVAQHGSVVARTRAMLVARLADELSALPAEPFARPILSYRAGGPTNAEELLAELARARPRDRAAGRALTGPHRDELEVVMASSGQPAASCSTGEQKAMLIAITLAHGVLAASGRPSVLLLDEVAAHLDPVRRTELFRRLRSGGAQVWMTGTELAPFSDIEGEAAIWRVSGGRLERL; this is encoded by the coding sequence ATGGCGCTCGCAAAGATCACCCTTCAGAACTTCCGTAATCACGAAGGCAGCGAGCTTGCTGACACTGCGCATTTCAACCTGCTCGTGGGTGAGAACGGCGCGGGCAAAACCAATGTGCTGGAGGCGTTGTCGCTGCTTTCACCCGGCCGCGGGCTTCGGCGCGCGGCTTTGAATGACCTTGCGCGGCGGGCATCGCCCGATGACGAAGCGGGGGCCTTTGCCATTGGCGCTACTCTGATCGAGCAGGGGCAGGTCTCCGCTCGGCTTGGCACATATACCCAGGTCGAGCGCCCCACCCGCCGCCTTGTCCGCATCAACGGGGCCGAGGCGAGCGCTTCGGCGCTTTCTGAGTGGCAGGCGGTGTCGTGGCTCACCCCCGCGATGGACGGGCTGTTCACCGATAGTGCGGGCGAGAGGCGGCGCTTTGTCGACCGCATGGCGCTTGCAATCGAGCCGACCCATGCCAAGAGCGTGGGCCAGCTGGAGACGGCCTTGCGCGAACGCAACCGCCTGCTGGAGGAGCGCGGCGATGCGCGCTGGCTCGATGCCATCGAGGCGCAGGTTGCCCAGCATGGCAGCGTGGTGGCGCGCACCCGAGCGATGTTGGTGGCGCGGTTGGCGGACGAGCTTTCCGCCCTACCCGCCGAGCCTTTCGCGCGCCCGATCCTCTCCTATCGTGCGGGAGGGCCAACCAATGCAGAGGAATTGCTCGCCGAGCTCGCCCGCGCCCGCCCGCGTGACCGCGCAGCTGGCCGCGCACTGACCGGTCCGCATCGCGACGAGTTGGAAGTGGTGATGGCCTCGTCAGGACAACCCGCCGCGTCATGCTCGACCGGTGAGCAGAAGGCGATGTTGATCGCGATTACTCTCGCGCATGGCGTGCTAGCCGCGTCCGGGCGCCCAAGTGTGCTGTTGCTCGATGAAGTCGCCGCGCATCTCGATCCGGTGCGCCGCACAGAGCTGTTTCGCCGTCTGCGCAGCGGCGGCGCGCAGGTCTGGATGACCGGAACTGAACTTGCCCCCTTCAGCGATATCGAAGGCGAAGCGGCGATCTGGCGGGTCAGCGGGGGAAGGCTCGAAAGACTCTAG
- a CDS encoding ABC transporter ATP-binding protein, translating to MTSKPNPLSTSGQSQPAICARNLTLTLGSGDAPVDILRGIDLDIAHGEVVALLGPSGSGKSSLMAVLSGLERASGGSLEVAGEDFARLNEDGLAAARRGRIGIVLQAFHLLPTMTAAENVATPMELAGSDDASPRALAELEAVGLGHRTGHYPTQLSGGEQQRVAIARAIAPRPQLIFADEPTGNLDVATGEEIVDLLFARRAETGATLLIITHDASLAAKCERVLTMADGVIVSDTKNDTSAVQEAAE from the coding sequence GTGACAAGCAAACCAAACCCCCTTTCGACCAGCGGCCAATCGCAACCTGCGATCTGCGCGCGCAATCTCACCCTCACACTCGGCAGCGGCGATGCGCCAGTCGATATCCTGCGCGGGATCGACCTCGATATCGCGCATGGCGAAGTCGTCGCGCTGCTCGGCCCGTCGGGTTCGGGCAAAAGCTCGCTGATGGCGGTGCTGTCCGGGCTGGAGCGCGCCAGCGGCGGTTCTCTGGAGGTTGCGGGAGAGGATTTCGCTCGCCTCAATGAAGACGGGCTTGCTGCCGCACGCAGGGGCCGGATCGGGATTGTGCTTCAGGCCTTCCACCTTCTGCCCACCATGACCGCAGCCGAAAACGTCGCCACTCCGATGGAACTTGCGGGCAGCGATGATGCGAGCCCGCGCGCTTTGGCCGAACTCGAAGCGGTCGGTCTGGGCCATCGCACCGGCCACTACCCCACCCAGCTTTCGGGCGGCGAGCAGCAGCGCGTTGCCATCGCCCGCGCCATCGCGCCGCGCCCGCAGCTGATCTTCGCCGATGAGCCGACCGGCAATCTCGACGTCGCAACGGGTGAGGAGATCGTCGACCTGCTCTTCGCGCGCCGCGCAGAGACAGGCGCGACCCTGCTCATCATCACCCACGACGCCAGTCTTGCCGCGAAATGCGAGCGGGTGCTGACCATGGCGGACGGCGTGATCGTCTCCGACACAAAGAACGACACCAGTGCGGTGCAGGAAGCCGCCGAGTGA
- a CDS encoding FtsX-like permease family protein — MSADTASHGLNWSAAWQIARRDLNARFKGLRLLLVCIFLGTAALAAIGTLTASIERELQSSGQELLGGDLEVEVWQRDFDADELAAFEEHGTYSGGYRMQAMASTDDAAAPVELKAVDERWPLYGTFTVTGGETRTAPSGNEAYLAQGALDRLDIEVGETFRVGTMTMRAAGVIETEPDRLSEGFQLGPTVLVAKSVPVEAGLLQPGSLYQSKYRIAFDNQSADPETVEETLTEAFPNAGFDFRNRDRASPGADRFVSQMSDFLTLVGLAALVIAGIGIAGGVSSYLDQRRASIATLKVLGASSRDIVRVYAIQIAVAAFAGSFLGLAAGVLVTPLLGMALDGLLPVESGFVIEPAPLLLAGAYGMLVAFAFAAAPLLRARSFPAMALMRSRIVPLARDKRALLATGIGIAAICALALLTTAQPMLSGGFLIAAGGALALLAGLGLLLQYVARRLPRPSNPLLRSALANIYRPGAPTGALVTALGFGLASFVLLASIQSAIDGNIQTRVPQSAPDYFVIDVPTEGEERFFELVETPFPDATIRAVPTLRGSVLAFGPEGAMQRTADLEEIPEGAWALRGERGLTYADAPPEGSRVIDGEWWDADHAGEPLVSIDKDFAEAAGLEVGDMLTIGILGSERTARIANTREIDWETMGFNFIMVFSRNAISDAPHKLAATIDLPDSADSDAGVAARGELLRSLVREYPSSSVIEVGEVLSQARVILEQVGLATLAAAAVAVLAGLAVLMGAIAAARAARTYDTVVLRVMGASRRQILGLQLAEYGLIAASLALVALALGSALGWVIITQLFEFDWLPDWGAVLSVLGLGLAMVLAFALGGSLPLLRAKPAQALREL, encoded by the coding sequence GTGAGCGCTGACACTGCCTCCCACGGCCTCAACTGGAGCGCAGCGTGGCAAATTGCCCGGCGCGACCTCAATGCGCGCTTCAAGGGGCTGCGGCTGCTGCTGGTGTGCATTTTCCTCGGCACCGCAGCGCTCGCCGCGATTGGCACGCTGACCGCTTCGATCGAACGCGAGTTGCAGTCTTCCGGGCAGGAATTGCTCGGCGGCGATCTCGAAGTCGAAGTCTGGCAGCGCGATTTTGATGCGGACGAACTGGCCGCTTTCGAGGAACACGGCACCTATTCCGGCGGCTACCGGATGCAGGCGATGGCCAGCACCGATGACGCCGCCGCTCCGGTCGAACTCAAAGCCGTCGATGAACGCTGGCCGCTCTACGGAACCTTCACCGTCACTGGCGGAGAGACACGCACCGCGCCAAGCGGCAATGAGGCCTATCTGGCGCAAGGCGCGCTCGACCGGCTAGACATCGAAGTGGGTGAGACATTCCGCGTCGGCACCATGACCATGCGCGCAGCGGGCGTGATCGAGACCGAACCTGACCGCTTGTCCGAAGGCTTCCAGCTTGGCCCGACTGTGCTGGTGGCGAAGTCTGTGCCGGTAGAGGCCGGATTGCTACAACCCGGATCGCTCTATCAGAGCAAATACCGCATCGCTTTCGACAACCAGTCCGCTGACCCCGAGACAGTCGAGGAAACCCTCACCGAAGCCTTCCCCAATGCCGGTTTCGACTTCCGCAATCGCGACCGCGCCTCGCCCGGTGCAGACCGCTTTGTCTCGCAGATGAGCGATTTTCTGACGCTGGTGGGCCTCGCAGCTTTGGTCATTGCAGGGATCGGGATCGCGGGCGGCGTCTCCTCCTATCTCGATCAGCGGCGCGCGAGCATCGCCACGCTCAAAGTTCTGGGTGCATCGTCGCGCGACATTGTGCGGGTCTATGCGATCCAGATCGCTGTCGCTGCGTTCGCGGGAAGCTTTCTTGGCCTCGCAGCGGGTGTGCTGGTGACGCCTTTGCTCGGTATGGCGCTCGACGGGTTGCTCCCGGTTGAAAGCGGTTTTGTGATCGAACCTGCGCCGCTCCTGCTCGCGGGCGCATACGGAATGCTGGTCGCCTTTGCCTTTGCCGCCGCGCCTTTGCTGCGCGCGCGCAGTTTTCCGGCCATGGCGCTGATGCGCAGCCGGATCGTGCCGCTCGCCCGCGACAAGCGCGCTTTGCTTGCCACCGGCATCGGCATCGCCGCGATCTGTGCGCTGGCTTTGCTCACAACCGCGCAGCCGATGCTTTCGGGCGGGTTCCTGATCGCTGCGGGAGGCGCGCTGGCGCTGCTCGCAGGGCTTGGTCTGCTGCTGCAATATGTGGCGCGCAGATTGCCGCGCCCCTCCAACCCGCTGCTGCGTTCGGCGCTCGCCAATATCTATCGTCCCGGAGCGCCGACCGGAGCGCTTGTGACCGCGCTCGGGTTCGGTCTTGCTTCCTTCGTCCTGCTCGCCTCCATCCAGAGCGCGATTGACGGCAATATCCAGACCCGCGTCCCCCAATCCGCGCCCGACTATTTCGTGATCGACGTCCCGACCGAGGGCGAGGAGCGCTTTTTCGAGCTGGTCGAAACCCCCTTCCCCGACGCCACGATCCGCGCTGTCCCGACATTGCGCGGATCAGTGCTGGCGTTCGGCCCCGAAGGCGCGATGCAGCGCACCGCAGACCTTGAAGAAATCCCCGAAGGCGCATGGGCTTTGCGCGGAGAACGCGGGCTCACCTATGCCGACGCACCGCCCGAAGGCAGCCGCGTGATCGACGGCGAGTGGTGGGATGCGGATCATGCAGGCGAGCCGCTGGTCTCGATCGACAAGGATTTTGCCGAGGCAGCGGGGCTCGAAGTGGGCGACATGCTCACCATCGGCATTCTCGGATCGGAGCGCACCGCGCGGATCGCCAATACGCGCGAGATCGACTGGGAGACGATGGGTTTCAACTTCATCATGGTCTTCTCCCGCAACGCCATATCGGACGCCCCGCACAAGCTGGCGGCGACTATCGACCTGCCCGACAGCGCAGACAGCGATGCAGGCGTCGCGGCGCGCGGCGAGCTGCTGCGCTCGCTGGTGCGCGAATATCCCTCCAGCTCGGTGATCGAAGTGGGCGAAGTGCTCAGCCAGGCGCGGGTCATTCTCGAACAGGTCGGACTTGCGACCCTTGCGGCGGCTGCTGTGGCGGTGCTGGCAGGGCTTGCGGTGCTGATGGGAGCGATTGCAGCGGCGCGCGCGGCGCGGACCTATGACACAGTCGTCCTGCGGGTCATGGGCGCAAGCAGGCGGCAGATCCTTGGCCTGCAACTGGCCGAATATGGCCTGATCGCAGCCAGCCTCGCGCTGGTGGCGCTGGCGCTGGGATCGGCGCTGGGCTGGGTGATTATCACGCAGCTGTTCGAATTTGACTGGTTGCCCGATTGGGGCGCGGTGCTCAGCGTTCTCGGCCTTGGCCTTGCGATGGTGCTCGCCTTTGCGCTGGGAGGATCACTCCCGCTGCTGCGCGCCAAACCGGCGCAGGCTCTTAGAGAGCTTTAG
- a CDS encoding arylesterase, translating into MNIGHWQKRLQIAACSAALLALAACGSEAPAEAPKQPSDGSISEGELAIPVMGEEVRILAFGDSLFAGYNLAENEGYPERLEAALRGRGVNARVVDAGVSGDTSSAGRERLPFVLNGQEEAPDLFILELGGNDLLRGIEPEETRANFEAMLSNLREREIPVLLMGMRAPPNYGPEYQAEFDAMYGELAEEFGTAIIPFWLEDIYQDRTLFLGDRIHPNAEGIEALVESTIDEIVAALPADEG; encoded by the coding sequence ATGAATATCGGCCACTGGCAGAAACGATTGCAGATTGCGGCGTGCAGCGCGGCTTTGTTGGCGCTGGCTGCGTGCGGTAGTGAAGCTCCTGCAGAAGCGCCGAAACAGCCCAGCGACGGCTCGATCAGCGAAGGCGAGCTTGCGATCCCTGTGATGGGAGAGGAAGTGCGCATCCTCGCCTTCGGTGACAGTTTGTTCGCAGGCTACAACCTTGCCGAGAATGAAGGTTATCCAGAGCGCCTTGAGGCCGCCTTGCGAGGGCGCGGGGTCAATGCACGCGTGGTCGATGCGGGCGTATCGGGCGATACCAGTTCGGCCGGACGCGAGCGGCTGCCCTTCGTGCTGAACGGGCAAGAAGAAGCGCCCGACCTGTTTATCCTCGAACTGGGCGGGAATGATCTGCTGCGCGGGATCGAACCGGAGGAAACGCGCGCCAATTTCGAAGCAATGCTGTCCAACCTGCGCGAGCGCGAGATACCGGTCCTGCTCATGGGCATGCGCGCGCCGCCCAATTACGGGCCGGAATATCAGGCAGAGTTTGACGCCATGTATGGCGAGCTGGCCGAGGAGTTCGGCACCGCGATCATCCCGTTCTGGCTCGAAGACATCTATCAGGACCGCACGCTGTTCCTGGGCGACAGGATCCATCCCAACGCCGAAGGGATCGAGGCGCTGGTGGAGTCTACGATTGACGAGATCGTGGCGGCTTTGCCTGCGGATGAGGGCTGA